The following are encoded together in the Cyanobacterium aponinum PCC 10605 genome:
- a CDS encoding deoxycytidylate deaminase has product MSTLEREIHRPTWDEYFMLMAKLASTRSTCLAFPVGAVIVKDRQVLATGYNGSPSGSAHCTAQGYCYEGLSSCDASKTLPSRAVHAEANAIAQAARHGIATQGATIYVTLEPCIACLKLIISAGIREVFYETNFNSGNKLLVRDAFVADNLVTLKQMNVREAIASNASRFLLEPVSLLDFK; this is encoded by the coding sequence ATGTCCACATTAGAAAGAGAAATACATCGCCCAACTTGGGATGAATACTTTATGTTGATGGCTAAGTTAGCATCGACTAGATCAACTTGTCTTGCTTTTCCCGTTGGTGCGGTAATTGTTAAGGATCGTCAAGTGTTAGCTACAGGTTATAATGGTTCACCATCAGGCTCTGCTCATTGTACTGCACAGGGTTATTGTTATGAGGGCTTGAGCAGTTGTGATGCAAGTAAAACTCTACCTTCTCGGGCGGTTCATGCGGAGGCAAATGCGATCGCACAGGCGGCTAGACACGGTATTGCTACCCAAGGGGCAACTATTTACGTAACTCTTGAACCCTGTATTGCTTGTTTGAAATTAATTATTTCAGCAGGAATTAGAGAAGTATTTTACGAGACTAATTTTAATTCAGGAAATAAGTTATTAGTGCGAGATGCTTTTGTTGCTGATAATTTAGTTACCTTAAAACAAATGAATGTTAGGGAGGCTATCGCTTCTAATGCCAGTCGTTTTCTTTTAGAACCAGTTTCTCTGTTAGATTTTAAATAA